In Rhodococcus pseudokoreensis, the DNA window CCTGCTGGAGACGACCGTCCCGCATGACGGCCACCCGGTCTCCCATCGTCATGGCCTCCACCTGATCGTGGGTGACGTACACGGTGGTCGTGCCGAGCCTCCGCTGCAGCCCCGCGATCTGCGAGCGGGTGCTCACCCGCAGTGTGGCGTCGAGGTTGCTCAGCGGTTCGTCCATGCAGAACACCTTGGGGTGCCGCACGACGGCGCGGCCCATCGCGACCCGTTGGCGTTGCCCGCCGGACAGTTTCGCCGGTTTGCGACCGAGCAGCGGTTCGAGTTCGAGCATCCGCGCCGCTTCCAGCACCCGCGCGGTGCGTTCGGACTTCCCGACGCCGGCGTTGCGGAGCGCGAACCCCATGTTGTCGGCGACGGTCATGTTCGGGTACAGCGCGCAACTCTGGAACACCATGGCCACGTCCCGCGCCCGGGGCGGCAGCGCGGTGACGTCGGCGCCGCCGATCTCGATCCGGCCCGCCTCGACGGCTTCGAGGCCGGCCAGCATCCGCAGGCTCGTCGACTTACCGCACCCGGACGGACCCACGAGCACGAGGAACTCGCCGTCCTCGATGTCGAGGTCCAGCCGATCGACCGCAGGCCGGTCGGCTCCGGAATAGCGGTGGGTGACACCCGCGAACTGCACGTTGGCCATGAATGTTCTTTCTCCTCCTACTGGGGCAGTTTGGGGGGTGATCTGGCGGTCGACGATGTGCTGGAGTTGTTCCCCGACACCGGCGAGCCGCTCGCGCACGGCTCCCGCGGTCACCGGCCGTCCCCGTGATCCATGATCCGCACCTGGTAGACGGTGATTCCGAGCAGGGCCAGGAACATGATGGTGGTGCCGGCGCCGAGCGGGCCGCCCCTGGTCATCACATTGACGATGTCGAACACCTGAAGCGAGCCCAGCATCACCGTGATCGACAGGAAGTACGTGGTCGGACGTAACTGCGGGAGAACGACCCGGCGGAACGTCGTCCACCCGCTCGCCCCGTCGATCTCCGCGGCCTCCGCCAGTTCGCGTCGCGTACCCTGCAGCGCCGCAAGGTAGATCACGAACGTGTAGCCGAGGTTCTTCCACATATAGGTGACCGTGACCATGAACAGCGCCCAGTGCGGATCCTGGTAGAAGTCGGGGACGGAGTCGACCCCGACGCGGTGCAGGAGGTCCTGGATCAGCCCGAACCGGGGGTCGAACACGAACTGGAACGTCACCCCGATCGCGGCGCCGGAGATGACGAACGGCGCGAAGATCGAGGATCGAACAAGGTTGCGTCCGTGCAGCTTACGGTCCAGCAGCACGGCGAGCGCGAGACCGGCGACCATCGATCCGACGACGGTCGCGGCGGTGAACACGACGGTGTTGCCGACAAACGTGGCGGCGGGGTCGGCGATGTTCCAGTCGAAGAACGACAGCCGAATGTTGTCGACCACCGGGCGGTAGGTGAACAGAACGAGCAGAACCAGATTGGGGCCCACCAGCGCCGCGAACAGCGCGTAGTCCCGCCACGGACGCCCGAGGAATCCCTGCTGTCCCGGCGACGGCAGGGTTCGTTCCGGACTCGATCTCACTTCGGCAGTCTGACGACCGTTTACGAATAGCCGGTAAATTGCCGTGGCCCGCACATTGAACTGTGCGGGCCACGGGAAGTGCGTGTTCGGATCAGATTCAGCGGTTCCAGTCGCCGAGACCGTCGGAGCCGTTCAGCGTGCCGCCCGCGGTGTTCTGGACGACGACGGCGTCACCCTTCTTCGAGTTCTCGTAGAACCACTTGGCGTCCTCGGTGCTGACGTTGAGGCAGCCGTGGCTGACGTTCGTGTTGCCCTGGGCGTTCACCGACCACGGTGCGGCGTGGACGAAGATGCCGCTGTACGACATACGGGTGGCGTACTCGACGTACGTGCGGTAGCCCTCGGCGGAGTCGACTGGGACCCCGTACGTGGAGGAATCCATGTACATGTCACGGAACTTGTCGCCGATGATGTACGTGCCGTTCGGCGTCTCGTGATCGACCTTGCCCATCGACGTCGGCATGGTCTTGACCACCTCGCCGTTGCGGGTGACGGTGATCTGCTTGGTGTTGTCGTCGGCGGTCGCGACGAATGCGTCACCGATGGTGAACGTGGAGTGCGCGTCGCCGGCGTCCACGGTGACCTCGGTGTTCGCGGGCCAGAACTCGGTGGGCTTCCAGCGCACCTGGCTGTCGTTGATCCAGTAGAAGCCGCCCTCGACCGGCTGGCTGGTGGTGACCTTGATGGCCTTCTCGGCGGCGGCGCGGTCGCCGATGGCCTCGTTGAAGCGGATGATCACCGGTTGCGCGACACCCACGACCTCGCCCGCACCCGGGTTGAGGGACGGGGCCGAGAAGTTCGCGGGCGCCGGTGCCGGTTCGGGCAGCGGGAGCTGCGGCGTGCCGGGCAGACCGGGCAGGGTGGGAAGACTCGGAATCTCCGGTCCACCGGGAAACAGCGGTGCGGCCTGTGCGGCCCCGACCAGCGCAGTTCCGGAGACGACGGCCCCGGTCAGTGCGACAGCGACGCGTGACGACCAGATTCCTGACTTGCCCATATGACCACTCTCGTTCGACGACGTGTACAACGCGCGTCCCCGACGGACCTACCAATCGCGCACTGCCATTAACACACATCATCCGGCCACGAGCAATTTGCCCGCAATCGTTGCCGCTCCGCGGCCTGCGGGCAGTCGGTGTCACCGAGTGGTCAAGAAGAGCTCACGATCAGGTCTCGGCGCGGGCGGCAGCGAGCATGCTCTCGATGGTGATCAGCTTCGTGCGGGTGCGGCCCGCCGCCCTGCCCGCGGCGCGCTCGGTCTTGTCGATCCGCTGCCAGCCCTGGAAGTCGACGGCGTCCGGCGCGCGCTCGGCGATCAGGCGGTCGAGACCCTCACGGTCGGCGGGCGCGTCGAGGCGGCCGGCGGAGAAGTCGTCGATGAGCATCCTGACCGTCTCCGCGGAGCAGTACTTGTTGGTGCCGATCACGCCCGTAGGCCCGCGCTTGATCCACCCCGCGACGTACACGCCGGGTACCGGCGCACCGGTCTCCGGATCGATCACGCGGCCGTTCTCGTTGGGGATGACGCCGCGCCGGTCGTCGAACGGGATACCGGCCACCGGCTGACCGCGGTAGCCGATCGAGCGCAGCACCAGGCCGGTGTCCAGCGTCGAGGTGTCGTCGGACGGTTTGGCGCTGAGCCTGCCGGACGCGTCCGCGACCATCTCGTTCTTCGCGATGCGCACCGATTCGACGGCGTCGGTGCCGAGAATTTCCACGGGCGAGGTCAGGAAGCGCAGCACGATCCGCTTCTTGGCCGGATCGGCGGTGCGCCGGGCGAACTCCTCGACCTGGCGCACCTTGTGGCGCTGCCACGGCTCCGCGTCGTCGCCGTCGATGAACGCGCGGCTCGCGGGGTCGAGCACCGCTTCCTCCGGGTCGACGACGACGTCGACGTTCGGCATGCGCCCGAGCGCCAGGAGTTCGGGGTTGGTGTACGCGGCCTGGGCGGGGCCCCGGCGGCCGAGGATGACGACCTCGCGGATGTTGCTCGCCCGCAGCGCCTCGAGGGCGTGGTCGGCGAGATCCGTCGTGGCCAGGACCTCCGGGTCGGTCACGAGGATGCGGGCCACGTCGAGTGCCACGTTTCCGTTGCCGACGATGACGGCCCGCTCCCCCGACAGATCGAACGTGCGGTCGGCGTAGTCGGGATGACCGTTGTACCAGGCCACGAACTCGGTGGCGGCGTGGCTACCGGCGAGATCCTCGCCGGGAATGCCCAGTTCGCGGTCGCCTGCCGCGCCGACCGCGTAGATGACGGCGTGGTGGTGCGCGAGCAGATCCTCGTGGGTCACGTCCGTGCCCACGTTCACGTTGAAGTGGCAGTGCACCGTCCGCTTGCCGACGACCGAACGGAACTGGTCCGTGACGCCCTTGGTACCTGGATGATCCGGGGCGACGCCGGCGCGCACCAGCCCGTACGGGGTGGGCAGACGGTCGAAGATGTCGACCTCGACGCGGGGCTTCGCCGTCAGTTCCATCGCGGCGTAGCAGGCGGCCGGGCCCGACCCGACGACCGCGACGTGGAGCGTGCCGAGGGCTGCGTCGATCTGCGGCAGCTTGAGCGGCTCGGGCCAGTCGGGGCCGATCGGGTGCTTGGTGTAGTACTGCGCGTTGATGTCGAGGTACGGCTCGTCGACCTCGTCGAGGTCGTTCTCCGCGTAGATGGCCTCCACCGGGCACTCCTCGACGCAGGCCCCGCAGTCGATGCAGGTGTCCGGGTCGATGTACAGCATTTCCGTGCTCGCGAACGGTTTCTCGTCCGGTGTGGGATGGATGCAGTTGACCGGACAGACGTCCACGCACGACGCGTCGTTGCAGCACGGCTGCGTGATCACATATGCCACGGTTCTCCCCTACCTGAGTACGCGCAGTCCAACGTCGAGATATGACCCCAGACTATAACGTGTTCCACTTTTGTGCGAGAACCGTGCGCGAGGTCAGACCGCGTCGCCCGGCTCCACCCGGAATCCGACCTTCACCGTGACCTGGTAGTGCGCGATGGCGCCGTTCTCGACGTGGCCCCTGGTGTTGACGACCTCGAACCACTCGACG includes these proteins:
- a CDS encoding ABC transporter ATP-binding protein, whose protein sequence is MANVQFAGVTHRYSGADRPAVDRLDLDIEDGEFLVLVGPSGCGKSTSLRMLAGLEAVEAGRIEIGGADVTALPPRARDVAMVFQSCALYPNMTVADNMGFALRNAGVGKSERTARVLEAARMLELEPLLGRKPAKLSGGQRQRVAMGRAVVRHPKVFCMDEPLSNLDATLRVSTRSQIAGLQRRLGTTTVYVTHDQVEAMTMGDRVAVMRDGRLQQVARPRDLYDNPVNTFVAGFIGSPGMNLMDTPIRDGVAELGDLRIPVPHSAIGDGSVIVGVRPESWTLVGSWRKDSYTVETDLLEELGAESFVYASGTSGKVVVRVDRTRTVAAGERVHLRPKPGEVYFFSAATGDRLR
- a CDS encoding dodecin; translated protein: MSDHVYRVVEVVGSSSDSTDQAIKNAIARTNETVRNVEWFEVVNTRGHVENGAIAHYQVTVKVGFRVEPGDAV
- a CDS encoding carbohydrate ABC transporter permease; translation: MYRLFVNGRQTAEVRSSPERTLPSPGQQGFLGRPWRDYALFAALVGPNLVLLVLFTYRPVVDNIRLSFFDWNIADPAATFVGNTVVFTAATVVGSMVAGLALAVLLDRKLHGRNLVRSSIFAPFVISGAAIGVTFQFVFDPRFGLIQDLLHRVGVDSVPDFYQDPHWALFMVTVTYMWKNLGYTFVIYLAALQGTRRELAEAAEIDGASGWTTFRRVVLPQLRPTTYFLSITVMLGSLQVFDIVNVMTRGGPLGAGTTIMFLALLGITVYQVRIMDHGDGR
- a CDS encoding L,D-transpeptidase; protein product: MGKSGIWSSRVAVALTGAVVSGTALVGAAQAAPLFPGGPEIPSLPTLPGLPGTPQLPLPEPAPAPANFSAPSLNPGAGEVVGVAQPVIIRFNEAIGDRAAAEKAIKVTTSQPVEGGFYWINDSQVRWKPTEFWPANTEVTVDAGDAHSTFTIGDAFVATADDNTKQITVTRNGEVVKTMPTSMGKVDHETPNGTYIIGDKFRDMYMDSSTYGVPVDSAEGYRTYVEYATRMSYSGIFVHAAPWSVNAQGNTNVSHGCLNVSTEDAKWFYENSKKGDAVVVQNTAGGTLNGSDGLGDWNR
- a CDS encoding FAD-dependent oxidoreductase → MAYVITQPCCNDASCVDVCPVNCIHPTPDEKPFASTEMLYIDPDTCIDCGACVEECPVEAIYAENDLDEVDEPYLDINAQYYTKHPIGPDWPEPLKLPQIDAALGTLHVAVVGSGPAACYAAMELTAKPRVEVDIFDRLPTPYGLVRAGVAPDHPGTKGVTDQFRSVVGKRTVHCHFNVNVGTDVTHEDLLAHHHAVIYAVGAAGDRELGIPGEDLAGSHAATEFVAWYNGHPDYADRTFDLSGERAVIVGNGNVALDVARILVTDPEVLATTDLADHALEALRASNIREVVILGRRGPAQAAYTNPELLALGRMPNVDVVVDPEEAVLDPASRAFIDGDDAEPWQRHKVRQVEEFARRTADPAKKRIVLRFLTSPVEILGTDAVESVRIAKNEMVADASGRLSAKPSDDTSTLDTGLVLRSIGYRGQPVAGIPFDDRRGVIPNENGRVIDPETGAPVPGVYVAGWIKRGPTGVIGTNKYCSAETVRMLIDDFSAGRLDAPADREGLDRLIAERAPDAVDFQGWQRIDKTERAAGRAAGRTRTKLITIESMLAAARAET